CTCAATACATCAAGTAGGAACATGGCAAGCTGTGATTCTAATTACCCAGATGGTATTCTCTGCCACTGGTGCAATTAATCACTGGATTTGATATGAACGTGTTATCCCTTTGGATTGGTTTTTGAGTTAGGTATTTAATCATGGCTGCAATGTAAAGTGAATTATAATTTGCAAATTTTAGAGTGGTTTGGTAGGTACTtgtctctttttgtttattttttccccctGTTCCCAGTTCCCCAAACTAGTAAAATATGAAGCTATGTTTTTTCGTTCATCTATTTTTATGGCACACGAGGACTTGCATGGTAATAATGTGACCAATGTCAATATTTTACTTGAGGATTTAGGGCTCCCCATTATTTTGTTACCTCCTTTCATGGATTTGACTGCAATTGTAAGCTTTGCCATGATCTTTgttgatttcttttatttatgtgcctcgtttttttatttttttattttttttgtgggaaggagggcggggggggggggtgtttgagCATCTTTAATTTGTAGAGAAATATTTTGCTGCTGTTTATAAAGGAGAGTCAGATGCGCTCACTTTATCAATGGTTTTCTTGTTTTTGCTGTCTCTAACCCCTAGTTATTCGGCCGTACCaaatttttctgaattaaatcaaatattcgaaccgaatccgaattaaaaataaaattcggtaaaaaatgcgctttttactaatttgaatttaaaacgcaAATAATTCAGGCCGAATTGAATTATTCAATaaacttaaacagtatttaaaaaagaaaaaaggtcatatatgaaacccacaGTACCCACCActgaaatagttttttttttttttttttcatcttcttctcccataaATTTCTGCCTCCTTCCCATATTTTTTCTCCACttaattcttctgtaacaatcatacgaatctactctttgtttcatttcttctcataatttcatcagttcatcctaagacaggggagatatcaagccttgatggataatttgaggttccgggggaccaggactgattcatatcgccgtatcaatcaatattcttttatattgttgctttaattttgaaaaattagtacGTCTTAGTacaatatgggtcttgtgaacccaagcaaaatgatagtgaaaattttttgtggtcaatttatttatttgttttattgcagttgtaatcttgctttcactcttttggggcctaatctatttcatgagtagaaattggattacaataaccattgcttccatcgctcaatgataattttttcatagttttttactttattgtataaagtaatttgctctttctaagtatacaaatcaagttaataacttgataaataaaaaaatatacaataaactataaaaataatatctgaattttttgcctgacttttatttttttaatcgaataattctcgaatccgaatcctactctgatttttattttgtccgcttttttgaccgcttttttgaccgaatccttaaattaatcaatcgaattattccgaataattctccacctgaataattcccgaatccgaatttgctaactatgctctGACCTATGTATGGCCCTTGATCTCGACGACTTGTTGCAGACGTTGGCAACTTCTGGGTTAAGAGAGGTTTATGGAAATGCTTTTTGGCAGTTAGCCTGAGAAATAAAGTCAAAGACAACCAACTTTGTCGTCTTTGGTAAGGAATAGAAAACCACTCTCACCTCAGAGGATTTTTATGCCATTTTCGCTCATCAGTTCAGTCCAGCCCGAAGCGTTTTAACGAACACCTTCCACCTCGTGGAAAAGGAATCATCATCTATAGGAGTAACAACCCTCCTGGCCCTTTTATCATGAACTCATTCCACCAAGTGAGACCATAGTTAGCAGAAATGGGAAcggcaagaaaaagaaatggaaggTATGagttttaaatagtaaaaaatttcgAATGATATGATGatcaaataaacaataaaaaaaattgagaatggtaaaaatggaaaagggatggtacgggttttaaacgtgtagatttcaaatgAATGGGGGTAAAAAAAATCGTTAGTATGCTCATataattaaggaattattacatgaatatctATATCTAATTACAATatccaacattaatgcatatatatatatatatatatatcatgtttCATTATATGTTTTAAGACATATAATTAAATATCATTCAACACCAATTCTCAAATCATAGACCACACATatccaaagtcttattgagcaatgtgacttgggtatgatgttgttcattgttgtcaacatagtcaacgcACTCTCGAGgtgatttatattcagtttgaATTGGGAGTCATTACTTTAGAAACACTTTTCAACAAATGCATCAAGTTTGTAGCTCAATTTCAAGGTTCATACATTGGTATTGATTTGTAGGTGATATAATGAGAAAAATAGGCCATTGAATTAGTTTCAAGTTGGCGAAAGAATCAGGTCACTTAGAGTTCGGAAGAGGGAGAGATAtaatcaattaagtagacattatgttcaacaagttaagtcttaaaaaacgccAAAAAAGCGGAATGCGtttaaacgtgttttaaatgTGTCTAGAACGGAAAAATGTTAGTTGCTTGTGGTTTTTTCCCGTTTGTTTGGGAAGCTTATGGAAAACTatgttttaaacggtaaaagATGGAAACGTGTTTAAAATGGAATTTTCAATGCGTTTTTTGCTAACAGTGAGTGAGACAATTAGAAAACAAGAATATGACCAACCTACCCCAATCATTGAAATAATCTTCCACCAAACAACAAAAGTGTAGTCTTGTTTGACATTCTTTCGTTGTGTGAAAGAGAATGTAGGAGTGAAAGGAAGCCCATGCCCCATTAACCCCCGAGTTGGCATGCCTCCAACATTGCTCGTTGGTCTTGGAAGCACTACTTGCCATATGGAAGCTTCAGCTAGGGACTAGGgtatgatcactatcatggagcacccttttttattaccaaaaaagaaaaactcattCATTTTGCCTAATAAGGGCAAAGCATAACTTTGTCTaataaattttttcaaaatctagCATATTGGTTAGGCTCAAATTTTGAGGACAAGCATACCTCCAAGTCTTCAAATTCTTTTTGGCCGGAAAGTATTCAAGTTCCAACACAATATTATACTGGAACTCCAAAACTCGATGACTATGAGAGGTAGTGGTTAGAGTACCAAAAGTATTTATGAACATACATAGAGATGTATACTAATATATGGAAAacatataattgaattttattataaaatttgaCAAGCAGCCTATAGAATCTCAGCCTGGCCATTTTCGATCAAAATGGCCAAAATAGCTACATTATTCAAACATGGAGCAAAACTTTATTGGGTCATGAACATATACTTTAATACCTATGGAGTCTCAGCCTGAGATGTACATATCATTCAAAATTTGAACACAAGAATAAGATATTCTCGCAAGGTAAGGCGTGACAAACAACAAAAAGAACTGTGCGCTTTTCTatgttaccaaacatagcctaagacTCTCTTTCATTTTACGATGCAACCTAATTTCAATGGCTATGATTATCCTGAATTTCATTCAAATGTTATACAATTAAGACTTGGATCAATTTTAGGGTTATACAATTAAGCCttgggtcaatcagggtcaatcaggtCAATTAGGAGTTTAGGACCAGCTCGGCCTTAAAAAAAATCAGGATCAATTTCGACTGTTCTTCAACACATCACCAATGGAGGACTTTTATCCTACAGCTGAAAACGGGTATAAtcagtttttattcttttcttcctttcaaaATTATATAGCATTGGATCCTCTAGAGTCTAGATActgttctccctctctctctctctctatctctatttCTTTAATGGTTGATTTATATTCTTTTAATTGTTTCTTTGCTAAACAGAAGAGAGAACACAGTACTCGTCCAGGAGCCAAAGCCTGGCGACGCTAGTGTGGTAAAGAAGCAGAGGTAGATCTCCACTTCCTCCTCCCTTAGGATGTTATTCGCttgttcttatttatttatttatttattttgttggtGAGATTCTTTGCAAGGCTGACCAGCTAGGAGAATaccgggttgaaatcgtctgcaattccaatctcgtacaattccgtgcaataccaccttcaggcgatgacacatgtattgataccaatataatggcccagatctggtacaactaataaaacattaaatcagtgaagaggcatttaaatcagatctgggtcattgtattggtatcaatacacgtgtcaccgtttgaaggtggtattgcacggaattgtacgagatcggaattgcagacgattttgcTAGGAGAATACCTCTTGATTTTAAAGGGAATAGATAAGGCTTTGTAGAAAAAACAGTAGAGATTTATATATCTTGTTGTAACCTAGTGGGAAAACTTGTTTTTTGTGCAACCATCTATGAATATGAATGGAGAGTAACTTAAGAAGATAGACCAGAAAATCTAGATCTTATCAGCAAATCTCCATGTTTGGTATATTTAATTATCTAAATAAAAGAATTAGGTTTAGATCTCAACAAATATCAATTGTTCTCTCTCATATTCAACTCTAATAGATCTTTCCTAACTAAATGAATGGGGctgaaatccatttttttcattcaacTTCTGTTAAGTCTTATGGTTGGATACCTCACATTgtattcaattttcattttgatttttttccttttctatttggaTGAATTGTAGAtttaaacttccaaaaatacaTAAAGGCTGACTACATGAAGTTATGCAATATCAGATTATTGATGCCACCAATAGATTGACAAATACCAATAAAAACTCTTACATAAATTTTTTGTTAGACCAATGTAATAATTAATTCCTACACATGGATGATTGACAAGCAATTCTGATAACTTGTTAAAAATTTGATTTAGGTTATAGGTTTCACTATCTTATAATTGAAAGTCATGCTTTATCATTGGATTGTTGCGTCATGTCTTCCTTTTTGTTACTTGCAGGAACTGCCTACATACCTCAACTGAAAAAAttaatcaagaagaagaagatagttCACTTTCTGATGTTAATTCCATCATAAAAGGATTTTGGTCTGAACTTCATGCTGACCTTCTTGAACCTATTGCATGCCGTCTGGGTAGAGTCGATCTGCTGGCTTTTTGTGGTACTTGTAAGGCGTGGCGTTCTGCTTCTTTTAATGCTTCAGCTGAAATTGAATCCGAAGCATATCATACTTTTAATGCTTCAGCTGAAATTGAATCCAAAGTATAccacactacatggtttctacAGTATGATAATCCCGATTGCCTTTTGTATGACCCGTCGCAAGATCGCCATTAGGATATAAATATCCCAGAGTTTCACTGGGATATGACTTGCATTGCTTCGAATGGAGGATGGCTTCTTGTGTACAGAGATGgtattgtcttcttcttcttctgtcctTTCTCCCGGGCAAGAATAGACCTTCCAGCATTGCCTCATTCAGAGCTTTCTGACCATGTTGCAGTAATCTCATCGGTTCCAACTTCTCTGGATTGCATTGTTGGTGTCATTAATCATAGAAATTGCAACACATTGGTGTTAAATTTGATTCGACGTGGTTCTACTGAATGGACTATACATGAGTTTCTGGACACATTAGAGTGCCTACGCACCATTACAAGCGCCGCATATCTTGAAggggttttctattttttggacTGTACTACAGATGCATCAGTGACATTTTCTCTAGAAGAAATTAAATGGGGTACTTGCAAGATAATCTACCATGAACCTTCTAATTCTAGTTCCCCAAATACACTACCGTTCTCATGTAATTGCACTCCCCCAAAGACACTACCATGCTCTCGTAAAACCTCTAATTGTACTACTCCAAAGCCACCACCACTATTTGCAAGAAACAGCTTTAGAAGAACAAAAATAGTGGAAAAGTTGGGATTCCCAGAACAAGTTtaagtttcagtttcagtttcagtttccaTTTGTGGAACAAAGCTCGCAGGTGATAACCGCGACTACTACATTCACAATGAGAATATCTACCGGTTGGGCGTTGAGAGATATTTTGCTTACGCCAAAGTAGTATGGATCCAGCCTCGACTTCATCACCTTCCTCCAAGTCATAGTTGGTGCCCTTGAGCGGTTTGATTCTGTTTCACAGTTCTTTTTTAAGTCATAGGATGCTAGATTTGATTGTTTATGCTATTGAGTGCTTTCCTTGTGGTGGTCATGGGCAGTTTCCTTTATTCCTTTCTAAGAGGAATTTTTATCCCAGTTTGATTCATAGTTAGTTATTTTAATTTGCAAAATCCAGGCAGCAACAGTGGGTCATGGAGCAGTAGGTGCTTATAATTTAGGTGACAATTTTCACTGtttgtaaaatttaataatagtaTCTTCTTTTTATTGAATGGTGAATCACAACAAAGGATTAAGTAGTTGTTTTTGTTAAGAACAATGATGGAAGATTCAGTCAGACATACATGAATGGCAGGTTCCAAGCCATCTTGTATGAATGTTTAATGGCCCAATTTGACATTTTGATTACACAATGGAAACCAGGCCATAACCCTGTTTCCCACTTCAATCCAACTACAACCAGCCATTTTCTTTACCTCTTGCTCCACCATTGCTCCATTGTCAATGTCTTCAATTTTCATGAACACATCAATTATGGCCACATCATGCATCTTTTGTTATCAAATTCCAACCATAAGGGGTGGAAGCAAGGTTTCAAGAATCAGGAATCAAATTGGTGAATTCGATcgatttgaattggaatcagTCGTGATTGATCATTATTCCATCTGATTCAATATGCCTATTAATcccaagaaaccctaaaatacTTAAGTTTTCAGATCGGGATGGACAGATTCCATCCCGGACTCTCTGCTGTAAACCCTCACTAGTTGTTTTAGTGACAAGCATTGTATGTTGAGATGCCGCAAGTTCCGTCAACTGAGCCTTAGATCATTTGTGTTCAATGCTCATATACTATTAGGTTATCTTCACCTAGGAGGTAAGCTTTTGGGTCAGATTCTCAAGTGATATTTTGTGGACTATTCCACTATATTTAACCCCTGATTGATATGGATTAAATATTCCCAAACAACAAAAATGAGTAATTTTTCTTTCCCAGCCACCACCATCCCTTGAAGTAAGGACACGAGGTAAGGCAATAAGAAATCATTTGCTTCATGTGACCCTATAGCTTCCTCAATGCACGAAGCTCCCCTCAATGCAAGGTCTGAGGAGGATCATAATATACGCAAGCTTACCCTTGCTCCACAGAGAGGAAATACCGCACCAAATAACAGACTGCATGGATGACATATTTAATGAGAGAAGATAAAAAACGGTAGAGCAATCCATGGTATCTGACAACGGGTAACAAAATGGTATATTTAACGACTAGAGGGttaatgagagaaaaaaatagaggagagatACTATGAACAAGCTCTCCCCTTGTTCTGTGTTTTATCTTATTATTTGGAGTGGGAGAGGAAGTACACAGATGCATGTGGAAAGCCTGTTCGAATCATTTCTCAAACGAATTGGAGAAAATCCCACCCAccaaccaaaaaaggaaaatgatttaatggtatttaagaaaaaaaaatgggttaatggtaatttcacaaaaaaaagaGCAGAGATTTCACCATTCATCTTTGCGGTATCATACTCGGGAACACTCAAATTCAGATCATATATTTAACTAATATATTACAAGATGATCAACCTTCAAATTCCAAATGATGTTTTATATAGAACTACAATAACCAAGAGATCAATTTACAACCATGGATCTGTAGAAATGGTTCGAACTGTACATTCATTTATCTCAAAGGAATACAGATGCACTTTTTA
This Macadamia integrifolia cultivar HAES 741 chromosome 10, SCU_Mint_v3, whole genome shotgun sequence DNA region includes the following protein-coding sequences:
- the LOC122091166 gene encoding uncharacterized protein LOC122091166 isoform X2, which gives rise to MEDFYPTAENGRENTVLVQEPKPGDASVVKKQRNCLHTSTEKINQEEEDSSLSDVNSIIKGFWSELHADLLEPIACRLGRVDLLAFCGTCKAWRSASFNASAEIESKVYHTTWFLQYDNPDCLLYDPSQDRH
- the LOC122091166 gene encoding uncharacterized protein LOC122091166 isoform X1, encoding MEDFYPTAENGRENTVLVQEPKPGDASVVKKQRNCLHTSTEKINQEEEDSSLSDVNSIIKGFWSELHADLLEPIACRLGRVDLLAFCGTCKAWRSASFNASAEIESEAYHTFNASAEIESKVYHTTWFLQYDNPDCLLYDPSQDRH
- the LOC122092281 gene encoding F-box protein At1g49360-like, giving the protein MTCIASNGGWLLVYRDGIVFFFFCPFSRARIDLPALPHSELSDHVAVISSVPTSLDCIVGVINHRNCNTLVLNLIRRGSTEWTIHEFLDTLECLRTITSAAYLEGVFYFLDCTTDASVTFSLEEIKWGTCKIIYHEPSNSSSPNTLPFSCNCTPPKTLPCSRKTSNCTTPKPPPLFARNSFRRTKIVEKLGFPEQV